The Pantoea sp. At-9b genome includes a window with the following:
- a CDS encoding flippase: MKDKLKNSLWMIVEKLIAVLGLIFVTSYVAKYVGPTTFGIISLSMLVFQFVQTLAQMGSDVILLKRIAQKRHSGIRLMISTFFLVLVLYTLLSLVGLLVMQEELSPDTWVFIGAAAIACLFSAIDLVNVYNEAMLHARLNVVANLIGLVISLTVRFFISYFALDPKYLAIPIVLATLIPFVIKTSGFLLAEQRTPLPAVRQFKKYSRYMVASGISLILSVLAVALYTRVNQVSVSYFLGVKEAGIFSVALTLSTAWVFLPSALLASFYPSFFAERDPERAIVKAQKLHLLVIGVSTAVIFVIWLLSGWFIRSFYGAAYLDAIAPTVLLSFGAMCAVLSSVMDRFIIKYHGYRYLVKKTFAVLLICLASSLLLVPHFGLTGAAISVVLTEFLSFTLLNYFFPAQPVMRIHHIFFNPRKLWLLFNNIKTSDSKESLS, from the coding sequence GTGAAAGATAAATTAAAAAACTCGCTATGGATGATTGTGGAGAAACTGATTGCGGTGTTGGGGCTAATATTCGTTACCTCCTATGTGGCGAAATATGTCGGTCCAACCACTTTCGGTATTATCTCCCTTTCCATGCTGGTGTTTCAGTTTGTGCAAACCCTCGCTCAAATGGGTAGCGATGTGATTTTATTGAAACGCATTGCACAGAAGCGGCATTCCGGTATCAGGCTGATGATATCAACCTTTTTCCTGGTACTGGTGCTGTATACGCTACTGTCATTGGTGGGGTTGCTGGTGATGCAGGAAGAACTCAGCCCGGATACGTGGGTATTTATTGGTGCAGCAGCCATTGCCTGCCTGTTTTCCGCCATTGATTTGGTGAATGTCTACAACGAAGCCATGCTGCATGCGCGACTCAATGTCGTTGCCAACCTGATTGGTCTGGTTATCAGCCTGACGGTGCGTTTCTTTATTTCCTATTTTGCCCTCGATCCTAAATATCTGGCGATTCCTATCGTATTGGCAACGCTGATTCCGTTTGTGATTAAAACCAGCGGGTTTTTGTTGGCTGAGCAACGGACACCGTTACCGGCTGTCAGGCAGTTCAAAAAATACTCACGTTATATGGTGGCGTCAGGCATTTCGTTGATTTTATCCGTGCTGGCGGTTGCGCTGTATACACGCGTCAATCAAGTCAGTGTCTCTTATTTTCTTGGCGTGAAAGAGGCGGGTATTTTCTCGGTTGCCTTGACGTTATCAACGGCCTGGGTATTTTTACCCAGCGCTTTGCTGGCATCGTTTTATCCTTCATTTTTTGCTGAGCGCGATCCTGAGCGCGCCATCGTTAAAGCCCAGAAGCTGCATTTGTTGGTGATCGGCGTTTCCACCGCCGTGATTTTTGTCATCTGGCTGCTCTCAGGCTGGTTTATTCGATCTTTTTACGGCGCTGCGTATTTGGACGCCATCGCACCAACCGTTCTGCTCAGTTTTGGTGCCATGTGCGCCGTATTAAGTAGCGTAATGGACCGCTTCATTATTAAGTACCACGGATATCGTTATCTGGTGAAAAAAACCTTTGCTGTTCTATTAATCTGTCTTGCGTCATCGCTCCTGCTGGTGCCGCATTTCGGTCTGACTGGTGCCGCCATTAGCGTGGTATTGACCGAGTTTTTATCTTTTACGCTGCTTAATTATTTCTTCCCTGCGCAACCGGTCATGCGTATTCATCATATTTTTTTCAACCCGAGGAAGTTATGGCTGTTATTTAACAATATCAAAACCTCAGACAGTAAAGAGAGTTTATCATGA
- a CDS encoding glycosyltransferase family A protein, with amino-acid sequence MNEKPLFSVIIPAFNAQKTLKRTILSVLNQTYTDYEIVIVDDGSRDLTPKILEEFIDYPQVTVLHQMNAGVSAARNSALQLCRGAYVLFLDADDWVENNFLMVFKQNLSAWPAQAIDLMVGNLNDDRVGKIMQAGFFEQEDIPFVLGELEMSDNIGYLHNKCYRREMIEEVGLRFIEGVSMSEDLLFNLKCFSCVSNFLVMPGSAYHYEDVAGSLSKRKSNYNELKVRKKSLTALYDAIVEKYKESDLDYFLKGISKRVLALDMQIVTAMYHSSFSPGDIAQEINEIKRGRYSKGIFILLNKNEKMKYMIINLNTITAYYFLYALYRMRAF; translated from the coding sequence ATGAATGAAAAACCCCTTTTTAGTGTTATTATCCCAGCCTTTAACGCACAGAAAACCCTTAAACGAACCATTCTGAGTGTACTCAACCAGACGTATACAGACTATGAGATTGTCATCGTTGATGATGGTAGCCGTGATTTAACCCCGAAAATACTCGAAGAATTCATCGATTATCCGCAGGTCACGGTGCTTCATCAAATGAATGCGGGCGTCAGTGCCGCAAGAAATAGCGCCCTGCAATTGTGTCGGGGGGCGTATGTGCTATTTCTTGATGCTGATGATTGGGTGGAAAATAACTTCCTGATGGTATTTAAACAGAACCTGAGTGCCTGGCCAGCGCAAGCCATCGATCTGATGGTGGGGAACCTGAATGATGATCGCGTCGGTAAAATCATGCAGGCAGGTTTTTTTGAGCAGGAAGATATCCCCTTCGTACTCGGGGAGCTGGAAATGAGTGATAATATTGGCTATCTGCATAATAAATGTTACCGTCGCGAGATGATTGAAGAGGTGGGTCTGCGTTTTATTGAAGGCGTTTCAATGAGCGAAGACCTGTTATTCAATCTTAAATGCTTTAGTTGCGTCAGTAATTTTCTGGTGATGCCTGGCAGTGCTTACCATTACGAAGATGTGGCGGGGTCGTTGTCCAAGCGTAAGTCTAATTACAATGAACTGAAGGTGAGAAAAAAATCACTGACGGCTTTGTATGACGCGATTGTGGAAAAATATAAGGAGAGCGATCTCGACTATTTCCTTAAAGGTATCTCCAAACGTGTACTGGCACTGGATATGCAAATTGTCACGGCCATGTATCATTCCTCGTTCTCGCCGGGCGATATTGCTCAGGAGATCAATGAAATCAAGCGGGGAAGATACTCGAAAGGTATTTTTATTCTGCTGAATAAAAATGAAAAGATGAAATATATGATCATCAATTTGAATACTATCACGGCGTACTATTTTCTTTATGCTTTATACCGAATGCGGGCATTCTGA
- a CDS encoding HAAAP family serine/threonine permease → METSQTGTLGVVEAPAKGWRKSDTVWMLGLYGTAIGAGVLFLPINAGAGGLIPLIIMAVLAFPMTFYAHRALTRFVLSGKNPGEDITEVVEEHFGTGAGKIITLLYFFAIYPILLMYSVAITNTVDSFIVHQLGLVSPPRVVLSLILIVGMMTVVRFGEQMIVKAMSVLVFPFVAVLMLLACYLIPHWHGAALETLSSGQGSGDSNIWMTLWLAIPVMVFSFNHSPIISSFAVAKREEYGAAAEQKCSRILASAHLMMVLTVMFFVFSCVLSLSPADLDAAKAQNITILSYLANHFQVPMIAWLGPIVAMVAITKSFLGHYLGAREGFNGLVIKSLRSRGKSVTPQRLNRMTSVFMLLTTWLVATLNPSILGMIETLGGPVIAMLLFLMPMYAIQKVPAMRQYSGKISNAFVVIVGLLAISSIFYSLVN, encoded by the coding sequence ATGGAAACCTCGCAAACCGGCACACTGGGTGTCGTTGAGGCGCCCGCGAAGGGCTGGCGTAAAAGTGACACCGTGTGGATGTTGGGTCTGTATGGGACGGCGATTGGCGCAGGGGTGCTGTTTCTGCCTATCAATGCCGGGGCAGGCGGTTTGATTCCGCTGATTATCATGGCCGTACTTGCTTTCCCGATGACGTTTTATGCGCATCGTGCCCTGACGCGTTTTGTGCTCTCCGGAAAAAATCCCGGCGAAGATATTACCGAAGTGGTGGAAGAACACTTTGGCACAGGGGCAGGGAAGATCATTACGCTGCTCTACTTCTTTGCCATCTATCCCATTCTGTTGATGTACAGCGTGGCGATTACCAATACCGTTGACAGCTTTATCGTGCATCAGTTGGGGCTGGTTTCGCCGCCGCGAGTCGTGCTGTCGCTGATTTTGATTGTTGGCATGATGACCGTGGTGCGTTTTGGCGAGCAGATGATCGTCAAAGCGATGAGCGTGCTGGTGTTCCCGTTTGTGGCGGTGCTGATGTTGTTGGCCTGCTACCTGATACCACACTGGCACGGTGCCGCGCTGGAGACCTTGTCATCCGGCCAGGGCAGTGGCGACAGCAATATCTGGATGACGCTGTGGTTAGCCATTCCGGTAATGGTGTTCTCCTTCAACCACTCTCCGATCATCTCCTCATTCGCGGTAGCGAAGCGTGAAGAGTATGGTGCGGCGGCGGAGCAGAAGTGCTCACGTATTCTCGCCAGCGCGCATTTGATGATGGTGCTGACCGTGATGTTTTTTGTCTTCAGCTGCGTATTGAGCCTGTCGCCAGCCGACCTCGATGCGGCCAAAGCGCAGAACATCACCATCCTCTCTTATCTCGCGAACCACTTTCAGGTGCCGATGATTGCCTGGCTCGGACCGATTGTGGCGATGGTGGCGATCACCAAATCGTTCCTGGGTCACTATCTTGGTGCGCGAGAAGGGTTTAACGGTCTGGTGATTAAGTCACTGCGCAGCCGTGGCAAAAGCGTCACGCCGCAGCGTCTGAATCGCATGACTTCGGTGTTTATGCTGCTGACCACCTGGCTGGTGGCGACACTCAATCCGAGCATTCTGGGGATGATTGAGACCCTGGGCGGGCCAGTGATTGCAATGCTGTTGTTCCTGATGCCGATGTACGCCATCCAGAAAGTCCCCGCGATGCGTCAGTACAGCGGCAAAATCAGCAATGCTTTTGTGGTGATTGTTGGGTTGTTGGCTATCTCTTCGATTTTCTATTCGCTGGTGAATTAA
- a CDS encoding methyl-accepting chemotaxis protein — protein MLSFKNLKVGVRLGIAFGLVVALLVVVGITSITKISNIKNGITSIVEDRYVKVRLAYDVRDGVNDQIKYLRGIVIDTHRPENNVKRFQQLAEATDRTNSAMKKIEAIQITAVGKKKIAGLLDASHLFEQQKDQLVALVKSGDLEASSTFVLKKITDTQNTYLDSANAFAASQSEQLQNEGISIIADGSTAIMVTLIFSAVAIVASIILGFLLTRSIVRPLNEAVEIAGKVAAGDLSTHIEVKSTDETGVLMRALQSMNDNLLTIVTDVRAGSDTIAVASNQISSGNLDLSSRTEQQASSLEETASAMEQMTSTVKHNAENAREANKLVANTSDVAKEGGVVMEQVIEKMEAIALSSKKIVDIISVIDSIAFQTNILSLNAAVEAARAGEQGRGFAVVASEVRNLAQRSASAAKEIKVLIEDSVAKVDEGSRLVSHAGSTIGEVVNSVKSVADIMSEITIASSEQSSGISEINLAITQMEAVTQQNAALVQEASAASQALQEQAERLAQSMSVFKTGHGMELSVV, from the coding sequence ATGTTGAGCTTTAAGAACCTGAAGGTCGGTGTCCGACTGGGCATCGCCTTTGGTCTGGTGGTGGCGCTGCTGGTGGTGGTGGGCATTACCTCCATCACCAAAATCAGCAATATCAAAAACGGCATCACCTCCATCGTCGAAGATCGCTATGTAAAAGTACGTCTGGCCTATGATGTGCGTGATGGCGTTAACGATCAGATCAAATATCTGCGCGGTATCGTGATTGATACTCATCGCCCGGAAAATAACGTGAAGCGTTTTCAGCAGTTAGCAGAAGCGACGGACCGTACCAACAGTGCGATGAAAAAGATTGAAGCCATCCAGATCACCGCCGTGGGTAAAAAGAAAATTGCCGGTCTGCTGGATGCCAGCCATCTGTTTGAACAACAGAAAGATCAGTTGGTTGCCCTGGTAAAATCAGGCGACCTCGAAGCCTCCAGCACCTTTGTGCTGAAAAAAATTACTGATACGCAAAACACCTATCTGGATAGCGCCAATGCGTTTGCCGCTTCGCAGTCTGAACAGCTGCAAAATGAAGGCATTAGCATCATCGCTGATGGTTCTACCGCCATCATGGTGACGCTGATTTTCTCCGCTGTCGCCATTGTCGCCTCCATCATCCTTGGCTTCCTGCTGACGCGTTCGATTGTGCGTCCGCTGAATGAAGCCGTCGAGATTGCCGGAAAAGTGGCAGCCGGTGATCTCAGCACCCATATCGAAGTCAAAAGCACCGATGAAACGGGCGTGCTGATGCGTGCATTGCAAAGCATGAACGATAATCTGCTGACCATCGTTACGGATGTGCGTGCCGGTTCTGACACCATCGCTGTGGCATCCAATCAGATCTCTAGCGGTAACCTTGATCTCTCCTCGCGTACCGAGCAGCAGGCCAGCTCACTGGAGGAGACTGCCTCTGCGATGGAACAAATGACCTCCACCGTGAAGCACAATGCCGAGAACGCGCGCGAGGCCAATAAACTGGTCGCCAACACCTCTGATGTCGCCAAAGAAGGCGGTGTGGTGATGGAACAGGTGATTGAGAAGATGGAAGCCATCGCGCTCTCCTCGAAGAAGATTGTCGACATCATCAGCGTCATCGACTCTATCGCGTTCCAGACGAATATCCTGTCGCTCAATGCTGCGGTAGAAGCGGCGCGTGCCGGTGAACAGGGGCGCGGTTTTGCCGTGGTCGCCAGCGAAGTGCGTAATCTCGCGCAACGCTCGGCTTCCGCAGCGAAAGAGATCAAGGTGTTGATTGAGGATTCTGTGGCGAAAGTGGATGAAGGGAGCCGCCTGGTATCCCATGCCGGTTCCACCATCGGTGAGGTGGTGAACAGCGTGAAAAGCGTGGCGGATATCATGAGTGAAATCACCATCGCCAGCAGCGAGCAGAGCAGCGGCATCAGCGAAATCAACCTCGCGATTACCCAGATGGAAGCCGTGACGCAGCAGAACGCCGCGCTGGTTCAGGAAGCGTCCGCCGCCTCACAGGCCTTACAGGAACAGGCTGAGCGTCTGGCACAATCGATGAGTGTGTTTAAAACCGGGCATGGCATGGAGCTGAGCGTGGTGTAA
- a CDS encoding chemotaxis protein — MDNFQKEIDERANLALSNKFELLLFRLGSDQRKGKSELYGINVFKLREIVPMPNITRAAGMQSPLLGMASIRDQFIPVIDLPAVTGCTPETGLNLLLVTEYARSTQAFAVESVENIVRLDWNQVHTAEAGIGSRNITSIACLDSDGESNNLALVLDVEQILYDIIPSVRGVEPGEETVKNFNLKPGQVAIVAEDSKVARQLLEQGLQSMGIPAIMHNTGLEAWQKITQMQQEAQAAGESIHDKIALVLTDLEMPEMDGFTLTRNIKRDDVLRHIPVVIHSSLSGSANEDHVRKVGADGYVAKFEINELSSVIHRVLEATR; from the coding sequence ATGGATAATTTCCAGAAAGAGATCGATGAACGCGCTAACCTCGCGTTATCAAACAAATTCGAACTGTTGTTGTTCCGCCTCGGCTCCGATCAGCGGAAAGGCAAATCAGAGCTGTACGGGATTAACGTCTTTAAACTGCGTGAAATCGTGCCGATGCCGAACATCACCCGTGCTGCCGGGATGCAATCGCCGCTGCTCGGCATGGCCAGTATCCGCGACCAGTTTATCCCGGTCATTGATCTGCCTGCGGTGACCGGCTGTACCCCGGAAACCGGCCTCAACCTGCTGCTGGTGACGGAATATGCCCGCAGCACTCAGGCGTTTGCCGTGGAATCGGTGGAGAATATTGTGCGCCTCGACTGGAATCAGGTGCATACCGCTGAAGCGGGGATTGGCAGCCGCAACATCACCAGCATCGCCTGCCTCGATAGCGACGGTGAAAGCAACAATCTGGCGCTGGTGCTGGACGTTGAACAGATTCTGTATGACATCATTCCGTCGGTGCGCGGTGTCGAGCCGGGTGAAGAGACGGTGAAAAACTTCAATCTGAAACCGGGTCAGGTGGCGATTGTCGCGGAAGACTCCAAAGTGGCCCGTCAGCTGCTGGAACAGGGTCTGCAAAGCATGGGTATCCCGGCGATTATGCATAACACCGGTCTGGAAGCGTGGCAGAAAATCACGCAGATGCAGCAGGAAGCGCAGGCGGCCGGTGAGTCGATCCACGACAAAATCGCCCTGGTGCTGACCGATCTCGAAATGCCGGAAATGGACGGCTTCACCCTGACGCGTAATATCAAACGCGATGATGTGCTGCGCCATATCCCGGTGGTGATCCACTCCTCACTTTCCGGTAGCGCCAACGAAGATCACGTGCGCAAAGTCGGTGCCGACGGTTATGTGGCAAAATTTGAGATCAACGAATTGTCGAGCGTGATTCACCGGGTATTGGAAGCGACACGTTAA
- the dbpA gene encoding ATP-dependent RNA helicase DbpA → MTAFSTLTQLPASQLDNLREMGFDAMTPIQAAALPAILQGRDVRAQAKTGSGKTAAFGIGLLQRIDNSQFHTQALVLCPTRELADQVSNVLRQLARFTRNIKILTLCGGQPMSAQRDSLVHAPHIVVGTPGRILDHLKRDNLDLNQLQTLVLDEADRMLEMGFRDDMEAIIGFTPAARQTLLFSATWPDTIASLSERYQRDALAVATETEAELPAIEQRFIEVSASERTNLLSALLSQQQPTSCVVFCNTKRECDDIAAALNDRQISALALHGDLEQRDRERVLIRFANGSIRVLIATDVAARGLDIKSLALVVNYHLAWDPEVHLHRIGRTGRAGESGLAVSFVAADEMARAHALEDYLQQSLNWVAASTLKGSAAKALPATMMTLCIDGGRKAKIRPGDILGALTGEAGFSADQIGKIDLTPTHAYVAIAAAQAKTALIKLKEGKIKGKSVRAILLK, encoded by the coding sequence GTGACTGCTTTTTCTACCCTGACGCAACTGCCTGCCAGCCAACTCGACAACCTGCGCGAGATGGGTTTTGACGCCATGACGCCAATTCAGGCAGCCGCCCTGCCCGCGATCTTACAAGGGCGCGATGTGCGTGCGCAGGCGAAAACCGGCAGCGGTAAAACCGCCGCCTTTGGTATCGGCCTGCTCCAGCGGATTGATAACAGCCAGTTTCATACCCAGGCGCTGGTGCTCTGCCCGACGCGCGAACTGGCCGATCAGGTCAGCAACGTATTACGCCAGCTGGCGCGCTTCACGCGCAACATTAAGATCCTGACGCTGTGTGGCGGCCAGCCGATGAGCGCCCAGCGTGATTCACTGGTGCATGCGCCCCATATCGTGGTCGGTACACCGGGACGTATTCTTGATCATCTGAAACGCGATAACCTCGATCTCAACCAACTGCAAACCCTGGTGCTGGATGAGGCCGATCGCATGCTGGAAATGGGTTTCCGTGATGATATGGAAGCGATCATCGGCTTTACCCCTGCTGCACGCCAGACCTTGCTGTTCTCCGCCACCTGGCCGGATACCATTGCCAGCCTGAGCGAACGCTATCAGCGTGATGCGCTGGCAGTGGCCACCGAGACCGAAGCCGAGCTGCCCGCCATTGAGCAACGATTTATTGAAGTCAGCGCCAGTGAACGCACCAACCTGTTAAGCGCCTTGCTCAGCCAGCAGCAACCCACATCCTGCGTAGTGTTCTGCAACACCAAACGTGAATGCGATGACATCGCCGCTGCGCTCAACGATCGTCAGATCAGCGCCCTCGCGCTGCATGGCGATCTGGAACAGCGTGACCGCGAGCGGGTGCTGATCCGTTTTGCCAACGGCAGCATCCGCGTGCTGATCGCCACCGATGTGGCAGCACGCGGCCTGGATATTAAGTCGCTGGCACTGGTCGTGAATTACCACCTCGCGTGGGACCCGGAAGTCCATCTGCACCGCATTGGCCGTACTGGCCGCGCCGGAGAATCAGGTCTGGCGGTCAGTTTTGTCGCGGCCGATGAGATGGCGCGCGCCCATGCGCTGGAAGATTATCTGCAACAATCTCTCAACTGGGTTGCCGCCAGCACGCTGAAAGGCAGTGCAGCCAAAGCACTGCCAGCAACCATGATGACGTTATGTATCGACGGTGGCCGTAAAGCCAAAATCCGCCCCGGCGATATTCTTGGCGCACTGACCGGTGAAGCCGGTTTCAGCGCCGATCAGATCGGTAAGATCGATCTCACCCCAACCCATGCCTATGTGGCCATTGCTGCCGCTCAGGCCAAAACGGCGCTGATCAAGCTGAAAGAAGGCAAGATCAAAGGCAAAAGTGTACGCGCCATCCTGTTGAAATAA
- a CDS encoding amidohydrolase family protein: MQLSSPSRRDFLSQTVRWTAAGSLLAAGMGHASQTVAARSERPALPRARHYQLLNVRLEEDFEREGNEVIATRTALYDITINDGKFVAIEPAGNARNSALPNWDAQGLLLLPRTRDMHIHLDKTFYSGPWQAPRPRQGKTIMDMIAREQVLIPQLLPTSQARAEALIGLLQSKGSTEARSHCNIDPVSGLKSLEHLKLALANHPDFDCEIVAFPQHGLLHSKVDGLMREAMSLGVQYVGGLDPTNVDGAMQASLDAMFQIALDYQRGVDIHLHETSPAGVAAIQYMVATIAKNPQLKGKVTLSHGFALGTLEGKALDQMIAGMAEQQMSVASTIPIGKLTMPLPQLQAAGITVMTGTDSVIDHWSPFGSGSMLEKANLYAQLYRGSDEFGLSRALHIATGGILPLSNQGARQWPQVQDEASMMLVEASCSAEAVARIAPVHATFRRGTAVYAA; encoded by the coding sequence ATGCAACTCTCTTCCCCCAGCCGTCGTGATTTTCTCAGCCAGACAGTACGCTGGACCGCCGCCGGAAGCCTGTTGGCGGCAGGTATGGGCCATGCCAGCCAGACGGTCGCTGCGCGATCCGAACGCCCGGCCCTCCCCCGCGCCCGCCATTACCAGTTGTTGAATGTGCGTCTCGAAGAAGATTTCGAGCGCGAAGGTAACGAGGTGATCGCCACGCGCACCGCGTTGTATGACATCACGATTAATGACGGGAAATTCGTCGCCATCGAGCCAGCCGGCAACGCGCGTAACAGCGCCTTACCCAACTGGGATGCGCAGGGTCTGCTGCTGCTGCCGCGCACCCGTGACATGCATATCCACCTCGACAAAACCTTTTACAGTGGCCCGTGGCAGGCACCGCGACCGCGTCAGGGCAAAACCATTATGGATATGATTGCCCGCGAACAGGTGCTGATCCCACAACTGCTCCCCACCTCACAGGCGCGAGCCGAAGCGCTGATCGGCCTGCTGCAAAGTAAGGGCAGCACCGAAGCACGCAGCCACTGCAATATCGATCCGGTTAGTGGTCTGAAAAGCCTGGAACATCTGAAGCTGGCGCTGGCAAACCACCCCGATTTTGACTGTGAAATTGTCGCCTTTCCCCAACACGGTTTGCTGCATTCAAAGGTAGATGGGCTGATGCGCGAAGCCATGTCACTGGGTGTGCAGTATGTCGGCGGACTCGACCCCACCAACGTGGACGGCGCGATGCAGGCTTCGCTCGATGCCATGTTCCAGATTGCCCTTGATTACCAGCGTGGCGTGGATATCCATTTGCATGAAACCTCCCCGGCAGGGGTGGCAGCGATTCAGTATATGGTGGCTACCATCGCCAAGAATCCGCAGCTCAAGGGGAAAGTCACCCTGAGTCACGGCTTTGCCCTCGGCACGCTGGAGGGGAAAGCGCTGGATCAGATGATTGCTGGCATGGCCGAGCAGCAGATGAGCGTGGCTTCCACCATCCCCATCGGCAAGTTGACCATGCCATTGCCGCAATTGCAGGCGGCAGGCATTACGGTGATGACCGGCACTGACAGCGTGATCGATCACTGGTCGCCTTTCGGTAGCGGCAGTATGCTGGAGAAAGCCAATTTGTATGCGCAACTGTACCGCGGCTCCGATGAGTTTGGTCTGAGCCGGGCGTTGCATATCGCGACTGGCGGTATTCTGCCATTATCGAATCAGGGCGCACGTCAGTGGCCGCAGGTGCAGGATGAGGCCAGCATGATGCTGGTGGAGGCCAGTTGTTCCGCCGAAGCCGTGGCGCGGATTGCACCGGTCCACGCCACCTTCCGCCGTGGCACCGCCGTGTACGCCGCCTGA
- a CDS encoding LysR substrate-binding domain-containing protein, with the protein MNRQPMFTPQQLLSFVAVCETASFTRAADRVHLSQSTVSQQVRRLEEMVGKALLQRTSHQVAVTEEGEKLLGYARRIIALNGEAHDVLSDKWRDGVMRLGVPEDFAAPTAGLLADFSRQHPQLRLDVMSGMYVDLHAAWQREELDIMLIKQPGGERPLAARPEPLLWLDSAEHPCFGQTPLPLVVFPQLGLYREEMCQTLDSLGRSWRISYSSTSLVALASAAAAGLGLTLLPASCRLPEHRVLGDAEGLPVISHFELALFCRQPQDHLQQALAAALVAFCQLRWQ; encoded by the coding sequence ATGAATCGTCAGCCGATGTTTACCCCGCAACAGTTGTTAAGCTTTGTCGCGGTATGCGAAACCGCCAGCTTTACCCGCGCCGCCGACCGCGTGCATCTGTCGCAATCCACCGTCAGCCAACAGGTGCGACGGCTGGAGGAGATGGTCGGCAAGGCGCTGCTGCAACGTACCTCCCATCAGGTGGCTGTCACCGAAGAGGGCGAAAAGTTGCTGGGCTATGCGCGCCGGATCATTGCATTGAATGGCGAAGCGCACGATGTACTGAGCGACAAATGGCGTGACGGGGTGATGCGGCTCGGCGTACCGGAAGATTTTGCCGCCCCCACGGCAGGGTTACTGGCCGATTTTAGCCGCCAACACCCGCAACTGCGGCTGGATGTGATGAGCGGAATGTACGTTGATCTGCACGCGGCCTGGCAGCGAGAAGAACTCGATATCATGTTAATTAAGCAACCAGGCGGGGAACGGCCTCTGGCAGCGAGGCCGGAACCGTTGCTGTGGCTGGATAGCGCCGAACATCCCTGTTTTGGACAAACCCCACTGCCGTTAGTGGTGTTTCCTCAACTTGGCTTGTATCGCGAGGAGATGTGCCAGACGCTGGATAGCCTCGGCCGTAGTTGGCGCATCAGCTACAGCAGCACCAGCCTGGTGGCGCTAGCCAGCGCGGCGGCGGCGGGCCTCGGGCTAACCTTACTCCCCGCCAGTTGCCGCCTGCCGGAACATCGGGTGTTGGGCGACGCCGAGGGATTACCGGTGATCAGCCATTTCGAGCTGGCGTTGTTCTGCCGCCAACCGCAGGACCATTTGCAGCAGGCGCTGGCCGCCGCGCTGGTGGCGTTTTGTCAGTTGCGCTGGCAGTGA
- a CDS encoding cyanate transporter: MTRHSNGPTLAALVLAGLNMRPLLTSVSPLLGQLRQSIGLSPLAASLLPAVPMVMMGAVALLGAPLMQRLPLRRLLLAGLTLLLVALATRGAIAEGRWLVLSALCGGLGIGIVQMAMPGLIRQRFSRRSAAVTGLWAGALMGGGGLGAALSPWLSAQLGWSLALSDWALPVLLALLVWLWVRVPVNPDSKPVVVPPLWRKPRAWTLALSFGLVNGGYATCVAWLPDAYQQAGWSAQAGGSLLAVMIALQVTGAVLMPLLARGSDRRPQLAISLVCQLIGMAGFLLVPLLAPWLWAAIAGFGLGAAFPLAMVLALEHLPQPQAGARLVAFMQGVGFIIAGCMPFVAGQLYAATGSFSSVWLMQGAVVIGLLGLNLRFHPHSYPRAFGQPKA, from the coding sequence ATGACCCGACATTCCAACGGACCGACGCTCGCCGCCCTGGTGCTGGCCGGGCTGAATATGCGTCCGTTACTTACCTCCGTCAGCCCGTTATTGGGACAGTTGCGCCAAAGCATTGGCCTCTCCCCGCTGGCGGCGTCCTTATTGCCTGCCGTTCCGATGGTGATGATGGGCGCGGTTGCGCTGCTGGGCGCCCCCCTGATGCAGCGTCTGCCGCTGCGACGCCTGCTGTTGGCCGGGTTAACCTTGTTATTGGTCGCGCTGGCGACACGTGGCGCGATTGCCGAAGGCCGCTGGCTGGTGTTGAGCGCATTATGTGGTGGGCTGGGCATTGGCATCGTACAGATGGCGATGCCAGGGCTGATTCGGCAGCGTTTTTCGCGGCGCAGTGCGGCGGTGACTGGCTTATGGGCCGGGGCGCTGATGGGCGGTGGCGGCCTCGGGGCGGCATTGTCACCCTGGCTGAGTGCACAGCTGGGTTGGTCGCTGGCGTTAAGTGATTGGGCGCTGCCGGTGTTGCTGGCGCTCCTCGTCTGGTTGTGGGTACGGGTGCCGGTTAACCCTGACAGCAAGCCGGTGGTGGTGCCGCCGTTGTGGCGCAAACCCCGCGCCTGGACGTTGGCGCTGAGCTTCGGTCTGGTGAATGGCGGCTATGCCACCTGTGTTGCCTGGTTGCCGGATGCCTACCAGCAAGCAGGCTGGTCAGCACAGGCCGGTGGTTCGCTGCTGGCGGTGATGATTGCGTTACAGGTGACGGGCGCGGTTCTGATGCCGCTGCTGGCGCGTGGCAGCGATCGTCGTCCGCAACTGGCCATCAGTCTGGTGTGCCAGCTGATCGGTATGGCGGGGTTTCTGCTGGTTCCGCTGCTGGCCCCGTGGCTGTGGGCCGCGATTGCCGGTTTTGGTCTCGGTGCCGCCTTTCCTCTGGCGATGGTACTGGCGCTGGAACATCTGCCACAACCGCAGGCCGGTGCACGGCTGGTGGCGTTTATGCAGGGGGTCGGGTTTATCATCGCTGGTTGCATGCCATTTGTTGCCGGTCAGCTGTATGCCGCCACCGGCAGCTTTTCCAGCGTATGGTTGATGCAGGGCGCGGTGGTCATCGGGTTGCTCGGTCTTAACCTGCGCTTCCATCCCCACAGCTATCCCCGGGCCTTTGGTCAACCAAAGGCCTGA